The stretch of DNA CCTTTGAAAGAAGTTGCAGGCATTGTGATTTCATCACAAGAAGATTACTTGACGCAAACACGCAGCTTTGTTGACGGTCGCAAAGACGAGACACTTATACTGCCACAAGCCGATGTATTGAAATATTTCCTGTCAGATGGATCATGGGTTTGTGTAAGACCAAGTGGAACTGAACCAAAAATCAAATACTATATTGGTGTGACAAGTCCTACCGAAGCTGAAAGCAAGGAAAAAATTGAACGAATAAAAACACAATTCACTGCTGACATGGATAAGCGTTTCGGCCTGTAATTGGAAACCCTATTAGCAAAAAGCTAATAGGGTTTTGTTGATAAGGGGGATAAAAAGTGAATGTGGAAACAACAAGATAACGCATTAAGAAAATCTATAAAGGACATTAATTGGGACGATTTGCTGTTGTACTTAGGACGCAATAACAGAGAACTATTGCACCGTGTGGATTTCGAAAAGCAATCCGTATTAAAAGCGATTCGAATTGATAATGAAATCTTATTAATCGAAGTATCTTACATCCATAACAAACTTGTCATAGCTTTCCCACAATTGAGTACAATTAGTGACCTTGCTATCACCGTAGCGACTGCGTACGTAGAAGTGTGGTTTGATTTATCTCGTGATTTACGCCCATTTTATACATTAGCTGAAGAAGATGCGATATTATCTGGTGTTGTCTCGGCTTATAAAGGGCTCAGGATAGTTGGTGTGGCAGATCTATTTGAAGCGCTTTGTTGGTCGATTATGGGGCAGCAAATAAGTTTGCACGTTGCGTATGCATTAAAACAAAAGCTCGTCACAACATATGGTGAATCTATCGAATATAAAGAAGAAAAGTATTGGTTATTTCCTTCACCCGAGAGAATTGCTACATTGCAAGTTGAGGATTTGCGCAGCCTTTCCTTCACTCAGCGAAAAGCAGAATATGTCATGGGTGTTGCTGGGATCATAGCAACCAAACAATTAACAAAGGAACAGTTTGTTGGGTTGTCATTAACGGAAATGGAAGCCAGGTTAACAGCCATTCGAGGTATCGGGAAATGGTCGGCAAACTATGTCATCATGCGATGTTTCAGGCACCCGGATGCTTTTCCAATAGCTGATGTCGGTCTACATAATGCATTGAAAAAAGTGCACAACGAATCGCAAAAACCGACTTTAGAAGAGATCGAAAGATGGTCCGAAAATTGGGCTGGTTGGCGCGCTTATGCCACGTTTTACTTATGGAGAACTCTTCAGGAGTAAGCATTTCAGTCAAAAGTATGAATCTGTCTTCATGCGAATGCATGAAATCGAATGGTATGATAAGAGTTACAATGATGGTATGACGGAGGCGACTGTATGCAATCAAATGGACATTCAAATATCGGTTTACTGAAAGAGATTGCCGAGTTATTAAATGAAGAAACCGAAATGACAACGATGCTGCAGGGCGCATTACGAAAATTTTTAGCTGGCACACAGTTTGAAACAGGATGGATATTCTTCATTGATACAAAAGGAAGGCATCAATTAATTGCACATGAAAATTTACCAAATGCACTGGAACATGATAGTTGTCGTCATCTTCAAAAAGGCGGCTGCTGGTGTGTTTCCAAGTATCGCAATGGTGAACTAAAGAAAGCGACGAATATGATAGAATGTCAGCGGATAGAGAATGCCATCGATGCAAAATTAGGTGATCACGGAGGCATTACACATCACGCAACCGTTCCGCTTCAATCAGGTCAGGAAAGATTTGGTTTGTTGAATGTAGCATCCCCCCATACGATTGGATTTACGAATGACGAATTAGCGTTGCTCGAATCGGTTGCCTTGCAAATGGGTTCAGCCATCAAACGAATCGTCTTAACGAAGCAAGAACAGGAAATGGCATTAGTTCAGGAGCGCAACCGATTAGCCCGTGATTTACACGATTCAGTGAACCAGCTTTTGTTTTCCGTTACGTTGACTGCGCGAGGTGGAAGCGAAATGGCGGAGCAGACAGAGGTAAAAGAAACGTTTCGTGAAATTCAACATTTAACGCAGGAAGCTTTGACAGAAATGCGTGCACTTATTTGGCAATTACGTCCAAAGGGTCTTGAAACCGGCTTGGTTGAAGGGATAAAAGGCTATGCAGAAATGCTTGGTTTGTCCTTGAAAGTGAATGTAACCGGGGTTATTAACTTGCCATCACGCATAGAAGAAACTTTGTTTCGTATAGCACAAGAAGGATTAAATAATGTCCGTAAACATTCAGGTGTGCAGGAAGCTGAATTATTCATCACGGTGACACCTTCCGATATGTTACTCGTTTTGAAAGATGAAGGATGCGGATTTCAAATGGATACAAATGTACGAATTCCTTCTATCGGTTTACAGAGTATGCGCGACCGTGCCCAGGCTGCTGGTGGATCCGTAGATTGGGTGAGTGAAATTGAAAAAGGAACGGAACTGTTAATCCGTTTGCCATATTAAGGAGGAATCTGCATGATACGAGTGCTGATTGCGGATGATCATCATGTTGTTCGCCGCGGTTTATTATTTTTCTTGAAAACGCAAAAAGACATGGATGTGGTGGGAGAAGCGACCAATGGGAAGGAAGCTGTTGAATTGACAGCAAGTCTCA from Paenisporosarcina sp. FSL H8-0542 encodes:
- a CDS encoding DNA-3-methyladenine glycosylase, translating into MWKQQDNALRKSIKDINWDDLLLYLGRNNRELLHRVDFEKQSVLKAIRIDNEILLIEVSYIHNKLVIAFPQLSTISDLAITVATAYVEVWFDLSRDLRPFYTLAEEDAILSGVVSAYKGLRIVGVADLFEALCWSIMGQQISLHVAYALKQKLVTTYGESIEYKEEKYWLFPSPERIATLQVEDLRSLSFTQRKAEYVMGVAGIIATKQLTKEQFVGLSLTEMEARLTAIRGIGKWSANYVIMRCFRHPDAFPIADVGLHNALKKVHNESQKPTLEEIERWSENWAGWRAYATFYLWRTLQE
- a CDS encoding GAF domain-containing sensor histidine kinase, with amino-acid sequence MQSNGHSNIGLLKEIAELLNEETEMTTMLQGALRKFLAGTQFETGWIFFIDTKGRHQLIAHENLPNALEHDSCRHLQKGGCWCVSKYRNGELKKATNMIECQRIENAIDAKLGDHGGITHHATVPLQSGQERFGLLNVASPHTIGFTNDELALLESVALQMGSAIKRIVLTKQEQEMALVQERNRLARDLHDSVNQLLFSVTLTARGGSEMAEQTEVKETFREIQHLTQEALTEMRALIWQLRPKGLETGLVEGIKGYAEMLGLSLKVNVTGVINLPSRIEETLFRIAQEGLNNVRKHSGVQEAELFITVTPSDMLLVLKDEGCGFQMDTNVRIPSIGLQSMRDRAQAAGGSVDWVSEIEKGTELLIRLPY